The following coding sequences are from one Triplophysa dalaica isolate WHDGS20190420 chromosome 12, ASM1584641v1, whole genome shotgun sequence window:
- the virma gene encoding protein virilizer homolog isoform X2, with product MAGESAMELLFLDTFKHQNAELTNVDVVRFPYGVLITEVRVIPPGIKAHSNLPDSRAFGETSPHAFQLDLFFNNVSKPNAPVFDRLGSLEYDENKSIIFRPNGKINTDNLVLRGWYTCLTLAVYGTAERPHSHERDSPPPPPPPPPQQQQPGSKRNIKHEWDSEEQYNGSPPRPQPRGPRTPPGPPPPDDDDDEAIAAPGQCPVKEEHTEQGDDFLEPVSPERGSLPADETYSDGEQEEDEGPVDDEEDVEAQSEGSEVEEEDEEDDADEDMDEDGEGDDGYEQISSDEEDLESGAFKLPPFDLDYTAEDLASLPTVQYDPFERELRPLQHFTPPHFTRYEAELKRLKTVDTQDPSSPWAESAAKLSELLESWSEEQEAERGAGWVTTLEEIPALLVKGLSFLSISDPDRQRENLKRLIDWNCEALNLDSALAQPIALNLRQLKAGTKLAASLADCGGQAVQELLERGIVGSLLDLLFAEHVSSTLKLNVLRSLDGIISEPQGMETLLRDRHHGDKGLSGYQRLLDLFLLDQTVRVATAGAAILHKAHFYEILTDMQKAASIWAERHPSVGEAGERESVDSEKKVGERDRESTEREGEERERETQEVEQETPMDIDTLLESASLSEGDLERLQVLLEELLHLLERAPYCMVQPPGKAFPTSARITGPPERDDPYPTLYSYMHACHFLESLAVVLSYPATCVHIGVLQAVRELMHFLSQSQQGLLFLLSQHEAINLLLRLLTPLTHLTPPSHLAPLTLLSEAEAEDAPAVGEVSIEDGFWMWLMQTLHAVQGVAELNGAELEDGDNPDVLATLHGLYLISFSTTGRNAVAHAFSLENNLSCLVNLVEHHAKEGQGEGKARKSVTYNYACMLVLLVVQSSGDLRMMEHYAAPLLSVCKADENNAKLQELSKWLEPLEKLHFDISGIPTLIDYIKQNLEHLMTAEGVGLVTALRVLCHISCPPPTVPGQQKDLKWNQAIITLFSAEGMDTFIKVLQKLTTLLLLPWRLVGPMGPTAQKLMMLSVASCSLRLIRTMLIELLSGGTCEFRDVRVPSVCVTLHKILCSTPTTGRLDAEELRIQVDVTETLLTFTHAVSQQETGSEETVAGNSWSLMLKEVLNSILAAPENIYSSLSLLSELLPLPLPMQTTQALSVQDIGVAMNTRKLWSVHLHAQARALQDGLRCVCVCSCPPLLSMLRRVCIQLCDLAAPTATLVMKTLLEQLQEEMQQEAAGSRLMRLLALLDSLASQRACKAAMLSLLGTRSEGASTRSEGRTEGKVEDKQPDLFRSFLAMLLVPADAGVTVQQNAELTASIIQSLCDQDVSLVVSGSGEASLSEAEQLANGLPTKEVMACICDGMVEGLGNAHSSFTLQLTCLRTMMFLTEHDYGLYHLKSSLKKHSSTVSSLIRREIASFNKESAELLSAVFDFLRQIVSSEAMDEDIDSRSLALSVTDMKQLLQWKEESGEHPLPELEKHVTELCKEDESLETLLENVAGLRQIIESSGDASVSAEPETEPTLPPPEPLQTQFNHRTVYVLSDVLDEQLKALWFSPFQSDDMETEADMVKVDLVALAQQCCTDLDLKAELERSFLSEPTSPGHNKTSKGFRLGKHKNETFITSGKSDYVEPAKRAHIMAAPRGRGRGSFGQLNRPHDIFRQRKQNTSRPPSMHVDDFVAAEYKDVGPLTGLAPPKRPPKGGAKPPARGLFTGGTRGRGFQSHTRFFSPPGPKNVLLAGNYPRREGGRGSAWNTPVTAVTHRGTYSEPRGGQSNFTRPLPSRQPPAGAYRLAPRDRTTRGRGAGLSWLSGGGVGLGGVSGGGRGQGKFNSGGGRGRHVRSFTR from the exons CTGACAAATGTGGATGTTGTGCGATTTCCGTATGGTGTCCTGATCACAGAAGTGCGGGTCATTCCCCCTGGCATCAAAGCACACAGCAACCTGCCCGACAGCAGAGCTTTTGG gGAGACTTCCCCTCACGCATTCCAGTTGGACTTGTTCTTCAACAATGTGTCCAAACCCAACGCCCCAGTGTTTGACAGGCTTGGCAG CCTCGAGTATGATGAGAACAAATCAATCATCTTCAGGCCCAATGGGAAG atcAACACGGACAATTTAGTCCTGCGCGGATGGTACACATGCTTGACATTGGCGGTGTACGGAACAGCCGAGCGGCCCCACAGCCACGAACGGGACTCTCCGCCTCCTCCTCCACCCCCTCCTCCCCAACAGCAACAGCCAGGATCCAAAAGGAACATCAAGCATG AGTGGGACAGTGAAGAGCAGTACAACGGAAGCCCACCCAGACCACAACCCAGAGGGCCACGGACCCCCCCAGGGCCTCCTCCACcagacgatgatgatgatgaggctATAGCTGCACCTGGTCAAT GTCCAGTGAAGGAGGAGCACACAGAGCAGGGTGATGACTTCCTGGAGCCAGTCTCACCTGAGCGAGGGTCTCTCCCTGCAGATGAAACCTACTCAGACGGCGAACAAGAAGAGGACGAAGGCCCGGTTGATGACGAAGAGGATGTTGAAGCACAGTCGGAAGGAAGTGAAGTGGAAGAAGAAGATGAGGAAGACGACGCTGATGAGGACATGGATGAAGATGGAGAAG GTGACGATGGCTATGAGCAGATCTCCAGCGATGAGGAGGATTTGGAGAGCGGTGCTTTCAAACTCCCTCCATTTGATTTGGACTACACAGCCGAGGACCTGGCTTCATTACCAACCGTCCAGTACGATCCGTTCGAGCGTGAGCTCCGACCCCTGCAACACTTCACCCCGCCGCACTTCACGCGTTACGAGGCGGAACTGAAGCGCCTCAAAACGGTAGACACACAGGACCCTAGCTCCCCGTGGGCGGAGTCTGCGGCTAAATTGTCGGAACTGTTAGAGTCCTGGAGCGAAGAGCAAGAGGCAGAGCGAGGGGCGGGCTGGGTAACGACATTGGAGGAAATCCCAGCCTTACTTGTGAAAGGACTGAGCTTCTTATCCATTAGTGACCCTGATAGGCAGAGGGAGAATTTAAAAAGACTAATCGATTGGAACTGTGAAGCTCTTAATTTGGACTCGGCCCTGGCACAGCCCATCGCTCTGAACCTGCGCCAGCTTAAAGCAGGCACCAAACTGGCCGCTTCCCTGGCTGATTGTGGTGGCCAGGCTGTGCAGGAGCTCCTAGAGAGGGGCATCGTTGGCAGCCTGTTGGACTTGTTGTTTGCGGAACACGTTTCGTCCACGCTGAAACTCAACGTGCTGCGTTCCCTCGACGGCATCATCAGTGAGCCACAGGGCATGGAGACCCTGCTCCGAGACCGTCACCATGGCGATAAAGGATTGAGTGGGTACCAGCGTCTGCTGGATCTATTTTTGTTGGACCAGACTGTGCGTGTTGCTACAGCGGGTGCGGCCATTTTACACAAGgcacatttttatgaaattttgaCTGACATGCAGAAAGCTGCAAGCATCTGGGCTGAACGTCATCCCAGCGTAGGTGAGGCgggtgagagagaaagtgtcGATAGTGAGAAGAAAGTtggagagagggacagagaaagCACAGAGAGGgaaggagaggagagagagagggaaactCAGGAGGTAGAGCAGGAAACCCCAATGGACATTGATACTCTGCTGGAATCTGCATCTTTGTCAGAAGGTGACTTGGAAAGGCTGCAAGTTCTCCTGGAGGAACTGCTCCACCTGTTGGAGAGAGCGCCTTACTGTATGGTACAGCCTCCTGGAAAAGCTTTTCCCACCAGTGCCCGCATCACTGGGCCACCAGAACGAGATGACCCCTATCCCACACTATACAG ttacatGCATGCTTGTCACTTTCTGGAATCCCTGGCAGTTGTCTTGTCGTATCCTGCTACATGTGTCCATATCGGAGTCCTTCAGGCTGTCAGAGAACTGATGCATTTCCTGTCGCAGTCCCAGCAGGGCCTCCTCTTTCTCCTCAGCCAGCATGAAGCCATCAACCTGCTGCTTCGTCTCCTCACCCCACTCACTCATCTGACTCCTCCCTCTCACCTGGCCCCACTGACTCTTCTCTCAGAGGCTGAGGCAGAAGATGCTCCCGCAGTTGGTGAGGTGTCAATAGAAGACGGTTTTTGGATGTGGCTCATGCAGACTCTACATGCGGTACAAGGAGTAGCTGAGCTGAATGGGGCTGAGCTGGAAGATGGCGATAACCCAGATGTTTTGGCAACGCTTCACGGCTTGTATCTCATTAGCTTCAGCACCACCGGCCGAAATGCTGTCGCACATGCATTCAGCTTGGAAAATAACCTCAGCTGTCTGGTCAACCTTGTAGAACACCATGCCAAAGAGGGTCAAGG GGAAGGCAAAGCAAGGAAATCTGTCACGTATAACTACGCCTGCATGCTTGTGCTTTTGGTGGTGCAGTCGTCAGGTGATCTGAGAATGATGGAGCACTACGCTGCTCCACTTCTCAGTGTTTGCAAAGCTGATGAAAACAATGCTAAACTTCAAG AGCTGTCTAAGTGGTTGGAACCCCTTGAAAAGCTGCATTTTGATATCAGTGGCATCCCTACGCTTATTGACTACATAAAGCAG AATCTTGAGCACTTGATGACAGCTGAAGGGGTGGGTCTTGTAACTGCTCTCAGAGTCTTGTGCCACATTTCCTGTCCTCCACCCACTGTTCCAG GTCAGCAGAAGGACTTAAAGTGGAACCAGGCCATAATAACCCTCTTCAGCGCGGAGGGAATGGACACTTTTATTAAAGTCCTCCAGAAGCTTACAACGCTGCTTCTGCTGCCATGGCGACTGGTTGGGCCAATGGGTCCCACAGCGCAGAAGCTCATGATGCTGTCGGTGGCCTCCTGCTCGCTCAGGCTCATCCGCACCATGCTCATCGAACTACTGAGCGGTGGGACCTGCGAGTTCCGTGACGTGCGCGTGCCCTCCGTCTGCGTCACACTTCACAAGATCCTATGTTCCACTCCGACGACGGGACGATTGGATGCTGAGGAGCTGCGCATCCAGGTAGACGTGACAGAGACGTTGTTGACATTCACGCATGCGGTTAGCCAGCAGGAGACCGGGTCGGAGGAGACTGTGGCGGGGAACAGCTGGTCTCTGATGCTAAAGGAAGTGTTGAACTCTATATTGGCTGCTCCTGAGAACATCTACAGCAGCCTCAGTCTGCTGTCTGAATTGCTGCCTCTGCCTTTGCCCATGCAGACCACACAG GCACTCTCTGTGCAGGACATTGGGGTGGCAATGAACACGCGTAAACTGTGGAGTGTGCACCTGCATGCTCAGGCTCGGGCGTTACAGGATGGGCTGCGATGCGTATGTGTATGCAGCTGTCCTCCGCTGCTCTCTATGCTCCGCAGGGTCTGCATTCAGCTCTGTGATCTTGCTGCACCCACTGCCACACTAGTGATGAAAACTTTGCTGGAGCAGCTGCAAGAGGAAATGCAACA GGAGGCAGCTGGCTCTCGTTTGATGAGACTTCTAGCACTTCTCGACTCGCTGGCATCTCAACGGGCGTGCAAGGCTGCCATGTTGTCCCTGCTGGGGACACGCAGTGAGGGCGCATCTACACGCAGCGAGGGCCGGACTGAAGGGAAAGTTGAGGACAAACAGCCGGACCTCTTTCGATCTTTCCTGGCAATGCTCCTCGTACCGGCTGACGCTGGCGTGACTGTGCAGCAGAACGCTGAACTGACAGCTTCCATCATTCAGTCTCTTTGCGACCAGGATGTGTCACTGGTCGTGAGCGGCTCGGGCGAGGCGTCGTTGTCCGAGGCGGAGCAGCTGGCCAACGGATTGCCGACCAAAGAGGTGATGGCCTGCATATGCGACGGAATGGTGGAAGGGTTGGGAAATGCGCACAGTAGCTTCACGCTGCAGCTGACTTGCTTGAGGACTATGATGTTTCTCACAGAACATGACTATGGGCTCTACCACCTGAAAAG ctctttaaagaaacacagcTCGACAGTTTCCTCTTTGATCCGCAGAGAAATTGCCTCCTTTAATAAAGAATCGGCCGAGCTTTTGTCTGCCGTATTTGACTTTTTGAGACAGATTGTGAGCAGCGAAGCTATG GATGAAGACATAGACAGTCGCTCTTTGGCGCTCAGTGTGACTGACATGAAACAGCTGCTGCAATGGAAGGAGGAGTCAGGGGAGCATCCTCTACCAGAACTGGAGAAACATGTCACA GAGCTCTGTAAAGAGGATGAGTCTTTGGAGACTCTGCTTGAGAACGTGGCCGGGCTGAGGCAGATTATCGAAAGCTCTGGAGATGCTTCCGTGAGTGCAGAGCCTGAGACTGAGCCCACTCTGCCTCCGCCTGAACCCCTCCAGACGCAGTTCAACCACAG GACGGTTTATGTTCTCTCAGATGTCCTGGATGAGCAGCTTAAGGCTTTGTGGTTCTCTCCATTCCAATCCGATGATATGGAGACTGAAGCCGACATG GTGAAAGTAGACCTAGTTGCACTAGCCCAGCAATGTTGTACGGACTTGGACCTGAAGGCGGAGTTAGAACGATCATTTCTCAGTGAACCCACCTCCCCGGGGCATAACAAAACATCCAAAGGCTTCAGACTGGGCAAGCACAAAAACGAGACCTTTATCACCAG CGGGAAGTCCGACTATGTGGAGCCTGCAAAACGAGCGCACATCATGGCAGCCCCTCGAGGTCGGGGCCGTGGTTCGTTCGGGCAGCTTAATCGACCGCATGACATTTTCCGTCAACGCAAGCAGAACACCAGTCGGCCTCCTTCCATGCATGTAGATGATTTCGTGGCTGCAGAATACAAGGATGTCGGCCCGCTCACCGGCCTGGCCCCACCAAAACGCCCACCAAAAGGAGGAGCCAAGCCACCAGCTAGAGGCTTGTTCACTGGAGGAACCAGAGGGAGGGGCTTTCAGAGCCATACGCGCTTTTTTTCACCGCCAGGCCCCAAGAATGTTCTGCTTGCTG GTAACTACCCTCGCCGTGAAGGTGGCCGTGGCTCGGCCTGGAACACTCCAGTGACAGCTGTCACTCACAGAGGGACTTACAGTGAGCCTCGTGGAGGGCAAAGCAACTTCACCCGACCATTACCGTCTAGACAACCACCTGCAG GTGCATACCGATTGGCTCCCCGTGACAGAACTACCAGAGGGAGAGGTGCCGGTCTATCCTGGCTAAGTGGTGGTGGAGTTGGTTTGGGAGGAGTAAGTGGCGGTGGGCGTGGTCAAGGGAAATTCAACAGTGGAGGTGGGCGGGGCCGACACGTCCGCTCATTCACTCGCTAA
- the virma gene encoding protein virilizer homolog isoform X1 encodes MAGESAMELLFLDTFKHQNAELTNVDVVRFPYGVLITEVRVIPPGIKAHSNLPDSRAFGETSPHAFQLDLFFNNVSKPNAPVFDRLGSLEYDENKSIIFRPNGKINTDNLVLRGWYTCLTLAVYGTAERPHSHERDSPPPPPPPPPQQQQPGSKRNIKHEWDSEEQYNGSPPRPQPRGPRTPPGPPPPDDDDDEAIAAPGQCPVKEEHTEQGDDFLEPVSPERGSLPADETYSDGEQEEDEGPVDDEEDVEAQSEGSEVEEEDEEDDADEDMDEDGEVSVLFLSKGDDGYEQISSDEEDLESGAFKLPPFDLDYTAEDLASLPTVQYDPFERELRPLQHFTPPHFTRYEAELKRLKTVDTQDPSSPWAESAAKLSELLESWSEEQEAERGAGWVTTLEEIPALLVKGLSFLSISDPDRQRENLKRLIDWNCEALNLDSALAQPIALNLRQLKAGTKLAASLADCGGQAVQELLERGIVGSLLDLLFAEHVSSTLKLNVLRSLDGIISEPQGMETLLRDRHHGDKGLSGYQRLLDLFLLDQTVRVATAGAAILHKAHFYEILTDMQKAASIWAERHPSVGEAGERESVDSEKKVGERDRESTEREGEERERETQEVEQETPMDIDTLLESASLSEGDLERLQVLLEELLHLLERAPYCMVQPPGKAFPTSARITGPPERDDPYPTLYSYMHACHFLESLAVVLSYPATCVHIGVLQAVRELMHFLSQSQQGLLFLLSQHEAINLLLRLLTPLTHLTPPSHLAPLTLLSEAEAEDAPAVGEVSIEDGFWMWLMQTLHAVQGVAELNGAELEDGDNPDVLATLHGLYLISFSTTGRNAVAHAFSLENNLSCLVNLVEHHAKEGQGEGKARKSVTYNYACMLVLLVVQSSGDLRMMEHYAAPLLSVCKADENNAKLQELSKWLEPLEKLHFDISGIPTLIDYIKQNLEHLMTAEGVGLVTALRVLCHISCPPPTVPGQQKDLKWNQAIITLFSAEGMDTFIKVLQKLTTLLLLPWRLVGPMGPTAQKLMMLSVASCSLRLIRTMLIELLSGGTCEFRDVRVPSVCVTLHKILCSTPTTGRLDAEELRIQVDVTETLLTFTHAVSQQETGSEETVAGNSWSLMLKEVLNSILAAPENIYSSLSLLSELLPLPLPMQTTQALSVQDIGVAMNTRKLWSVHLHAQARALQDGLRCVCVCSCPPLLSMLRRVCIQLCDLAAPTATLVMKTLLEQLQEEMQQEAAGSRLMRLLALLDSLASQRACKAAMLSLLGTRSEGASTRSEGRTEGKVEDKQPDLFRSFLAMLLVPADAGVTVQQNAELTASIIQSLCDQDVSLVVSGSGEASLSEAEQLANGLPTKEVMACICDGMVEGLGNAHSSFTLQLTCLRTMMFLTEHDYGLYHLKSSLKKHSSTVSSLIRREIASFNKESAELLSAVFDFLRQIVSSEAMDEDIDSRSLALSVTDMKQLLQWKEESGEHPLPELEKHVTELCKEDESLETLLENVAGLRQIIESSGDASVSAEPETEPTLPPPEPLQTQFNHRTVYVLSDVLDEQLKALWFSPFQSDDMETEADMVKVDLVALAQQCCTDLDLKAELERSFLSEPTSPGHNKTSKGFRLGKHKNETFITSGKSDYVEPAKRAHIMAAPRGRGRGSFGQLNRPHDIFRQRKQNTSRPPSMHVDDFVAAEYKDVGPLTGLAPPKRPPKGGAKPPARGLFTGGTRGRGFQSHTRFFSPPGPKNVLLAGNYPRREGGRGSAWNTPVTAVTHRGTYSEPRGGQSNFTRPLPSRQPPAGAYRLAPRDRTTRGRGAGLSWLSGGGVGLGGVSGGGRGQGKFNSGGGRGRHVRSFTR; translated from the exons CTGACAAATGTGGATGTTGTGCGATTTCCGTATGGTGTCCTGATCACAGAAGTGCGGGTCATTCCCCCTGGCATCAAAGCACACAGCAACCTGCCCGACAGCAGAGCTTTTGG gGAGACTTCCCCTCACGCATTCCAGTTGGACTTGTTCTTCAACAATGTGTCCAAACCCAACGCCCCAGTGTTTGACAGGCTTGGCAG CCTCGAGTATGATGAGAACAAATCAATCATCTTCAGGCCCAATGGGAAG atcAACACGGACAATTTAGTCCTGCGCGGATGGTACACATGCTTGACATTGGCGGTGTACGGAACAGCCGAGCGGCCCCACAGCCACGAACGGGACTCTCCGCCTCCTCCTCCACCCCCTCCTCCCCAACAGCAACAGCCAGGATCCAAAAGGAACATCAAGCATG AGTGGGACAGTGAAGAGCAGTACAACGGAAGCCCACCCAGACCACAACCCAGAGGGCCACGGACCCCCCCAGGGCCTCCTCCACcagacgatgatgatgatgaggctATAGCTGCACCTGGTCAAT GTCCAGTGAAGGAGGAGCACACAGAGCAGGGTGATGACTTCCTGGAGCCAGTCTCACCTGAGCGAGGGTCTCTCCCTGCAGATGAAACCTACTCAGACGGCGAACAAGAAGAGGACGAAGGCCCGGTTGATGACGAAGAGGATGTTGAAGCACAGTCGGAAGGAAGTGAAGTGGAAGAAGAAGATGAGGAAGACGACGCTGATGAGGACATGGATGAAGATGGAGAAG TTAGTGTTTTATTCTTATCTAAAGGTGACGATGGCTATGAGCAGATCTCCAGCGATGAGGAGGATTTGGAGAGCGGTGCTTTCAAACTCCCTCCATTTGATTTGGACTACACAGCCGAGGACCTGGCTTCATTACCAACCGTCCAGTACGATCCGTTCGAGCGTGAGCTCCGACCCCTGCAACACTTCACCCCGCCGCACTTCACGCGTTACGAGGCGGAACTGAAGCGCCTCAAAACGGTAGACACACAGGACCCTAGCTCCCCGTGGGCGGAGTCTGCGGCTAAATTGTCGGAACTGTTAGAGTCCTGGAGCGAAGAGCAAGAGGCAGAGCGAGGGGCGGGCTGGGTAACGACATTGGAGGAAATCCCAGCCTTACTTGTGAAAGGACTGAGCTTCTTATCCATTAGTGACCCTGATAGGCAGAGGGAGAATTTAAAAAGACTAATCGATTGGAACTGTGAAGCTCTTAATTTGGACTCGGCCCTGGCACAGCCCATCGCTCTGAACCTGCGCCAGCTTAAAGCAGGCACCAAACTGGCCGCTTCCCTGGCTGATTGTGGTGGCCAGGCTGTGCAGGAGCTCCTAGAGAGGGGCATCGTTGGCAGCCTGTTGGACTTGTTGTTTGCGGAACACGTTTCGTCCACGCTGAAACTCAACGTGCTGCGTTCCCTCGACGGCATCATCAGTGAGCCACAGGGCATGGAGACCCTGCTCCGAGACCGTCACCATGGCGATAAAGGATTGAGTGGGTACCAGCGTCTGCTGGATCTATTTTTGTTGGACCAGACTGTGCGTGTTGCTACAGCGGGTGCGGCCATTTTACACAAGgcacatttttatgaaattttgaCTGACATGCAGAAAGCTGCAAGCATCTGGGCTGAACGTCATCCCAGCGTAGGTGAGGCgggtgagagagaaagtgtcGATAGTGAGAAGAAAGTtggagagagggacagagaaagCACAGAGAGGgaaggagaggagagagagagggaaactCAGGAGGTAGAGCAGGAAACCCCAATGGACATTGATACTCTGCTGGAATCTGCATCTTTGTCAGAAGGTGACTTGGAAAGGCTGCAAGTTCTCCTGGAGGAACTGCTCCACCTGTTGGAGAGAGCGCCTTACTGTATGGTACAGCCTCCTGGAAAAGCTTTTCCCACCAGTGCCCGCATCACTGGGCCACCAGAACGAGATGACCCCTATCCCACACTATACAG ttacatGCATGCTTGTCACTTTCTGGAATCCCTGGCAGTTGTCTTGTCGTATCCTGCTACATGTGTCCATATCGGAGTCCTTCAGGCTGTCAGAGAACTGATGCATTTCCTGTCGCAGTCCCAGCAGGGCCTCCTCTTTCTCCTCAGCCAGCATGAAGCCATCAACCTGCTGCTTCGTCTCCTCACCCCACTCACTCATCTGACTCCTCCCTCTCACCTGGCCCCACTGACTCTTCTCTCAGAGGCTGAGGCAGAAGATGCTCCCGCAGTTGGTGAGGTGTCAATAGAAGACGGTTTTTGGATGTGGCTCATGCAGACTCTACATGCGGTACAAGGAGTAGCTGAGCTGAATGGGGCTGAGCTGGAAGATGGCGATAACCCAGATGTTTTGGCAACGCTTCACGGCTTGTATCTCATTAGCTTCAGCACCACCGGCCGAAATGCTGTCGCACATGCATTCAGCTTGGAAAATAACCTCAGCTGTCTGGTCAACCTTGTAGAACACCATGCCAAAGAGGGTCAAGG GGAAGGCAAAGCAAGGAAATCTGTCACGTATAACTACGCCTGCATGCTTGTGCTTTTGGTGGTGCAGTCGTCAGGTGATCTGAGAATGATGGAGCACTACGCTGCTCCACTTCTCAGTGTTTGCAAAGCTGATGAAAACAATGCTAAACTTCAAG AGCTGTCTAAGTGGTTGGAACCCCTTGAAAAGCTGCATTTTGATATCAGTGGCATCCCTACGCTTATTGACTACATAAAGCAG AATCTTGAGCACTTGATGACAGCTGAAGGGGTGGGTCTTGTAACTGCTCTCAGAGTCTTGTGCCACATTTCCTGTCCTCCACCCACTGTTCCAG GTCAGCAGAAGGACTTAAAGTGGAACCAGGCCATAATAACCCTCTTCAGCGCGGAGGGAATGGACACTTTTATTAAAGTCCTCCAGAAGCTTACAACGCTGCTTCTGCTGCCATGGCGACTGGTTGGGCCAATGGGTCCCACAGCGCAGAAGCTCATGATGCTGTCGGTGGCCTCCTGCTCGCTCAGGCTCATCCGCACCATGCTCATCGAACTACTGAGCGGTGGGACCTGCGAGTTCCGTGACGTGCGCGTGCCCTCCGTCTGCGTCACACTTCACAAGATCCTATGTTCCACTCCGACGACGGGACGATTGGATGCTGAGGAGCTGCGCATCCAGGTAGACGTGACAGAGACGTTGTTGACATTCACGCATGCGGTTAGCCAGCAGGAGACCGGGTCGGAGGAGACTGTGGCGGGGAACAGCTGGTCTCTGATGCTAAAGGAAGTGTTGAACTCTATATTGGCTGCTCCTGAGAACATCTACAGCAGCCTCAGTCTGCTGTCTGAATTGCTGCCTCTGCCTTTGCCCATGCAGACCACACAG GCACTCTCTGTGCAGGACATTGGGGTGGCAATGAACACGCGTAAACTGTGGAGTGTGCACCTGCATGCTCAGGCTCGGGCGTTACAGGATGGGCTGCGATGCGTATGTGTATGCAGCTGTCCTCCGCTGCTCTCTATGCTCCGCAGGGTCTGCATTCAGCTCTGTGATCTTGCTGCACCCACTGCCACACTAGTGATGAAAACTTTGCTGGAGCAGCTGCAAGAGGAAATGCAACA GGAGGCAGCTGGCTCTCGTTTGATGAGACTTCTAGCACTTCTCGACTCGCTGGCATCTCAACGGGCGTGCAAGGCTGCCATGTTGTCCCTGCTGGGGACACGCAGTGAGGGCGCATCTACACGCAGCGAGGGCCGGACTGAAGGGAAAGTTGAGGACAAACAGCCGGACCTCTTTCGATCTTTCCTGGCAATGCTCCTCGTACCGGCTGACGCTGGCGTGACTGTGCAGCAGAACGCTGAACTGACAGCTTCCATCATTCAGTCTCTTTGCGACCAGGATGTGTCACTGGTCGTGAGCGGCTCGGGCGAGGCGTCGTTGTCCGAGGCGGAGCAGCTGGCCAACGGATTGCCGACCAAAGAGGTGATGGCCTGCATATGCGACGGAATGGTGGAAGGGTTGGGAAATGCGCACAGTAGCTTCACGCTGCAGCTGACTTGCTTGAGGACTATGATGTTTCTCACAGAACATGACTATGGGCTCTACCACCTGAAAAG ctctttaaagaaacacagcTCGACAGTTTCCTCTTTGATCCGCAGAGAAATTGCCTCCTTTAATAAAGAATCGGCCGAGCTTTTGTCTGCCGTATTTGACTTTTTGAGACAGATTGTGAGCAGCGAAGCTATG GATGAAGACATAGACAGTCGCTCTTTGGCGCTCAGTGTGACTGACATGAAACAGCTGCTGCAATGGAAGGAGGAGTCAGGGGAGCATCCTCTACCAGAACTGGAGAAACATGTCACA GAGCTCTGTAAAGAGGATGAGTCTTTGGAGACTCTGCTTGAGAACGTGGCCGGGCTGAGGCAGATTATCGAAAGCTCTGGAGATGCTTCCGTGAGTGCAGAGCCTGAGACTGAGCCCACTCTGCCTCCGCCTGAACCCCTCCAGACGCAGTTCAACCACAG GACGGTTTATGTTCTCTCAGATGTCCTGGATGAGCAGCTTAAGGCTTTGTGGTTCTCTCCATTCCAATCCGATGATATGGAGACTGAAGCCGACATG GTGAAAGTAGACCTAGTTGCACTAGCCCAGCAATGTTGTACGGACTTGGACCTGAAGGCGGAGTTAGAACGATCATTTCTCAGTGAACCCACCTCCCCGGGGCATAACAAAACATCCAAAGGCTTCAGACTGGGCAAGCACAAAAACGAGACCTTTATCACCAG CGGGAAGTCCGACTATGTGGAGCCTGCAAAACGAGCGCACATCATGGCAGCCCCTCGAGGTCGGGGCCGTGGTTCGTTCGGGCAGCTTAATCGACCGCATGACATTTTCCGTCAACGCAAGCAGAACACCAGTCGGCCTCCTTCCATGCATGTAGATGATTTCGTGGCTGCAGAATACAAGGATGTCGGCCCGCTCACCGGCCTGGCCCCACCAAAACGCCCACCAAAAGGAGGAGCCAAGCCACCAGCTAGAGGCTTGTTCACTGGAGGAACCAGAGGGAGGGGCTTTCAGAGCCATACGCGCTTTTTTTCACCGCCAGGCCCCAAGAATGTTCTGCTTGCTG GTAACTACCCTCGCCGTGAAGGTGGCCGTGGCTCGGCCTGGAACACTCCAGTGACAGCTGTCACTCACAGAGGGACTTACAGTGAGCCTCGTGGAGGGCAAAGCAACTTCACCCGACCATTACCGTCTAGACAACCACCTGCAG GTGCATACCGATTGGCTCCCCGTGACAGAACTACCAGAGGGAGAGGTGCCGGTCTATCCTGGCTAAGTGGTGGTGGAGTTGGTTTGGGAGGAGTAAGTGGCGGTGGGCGTGGTCAAGGGAAATTCAACAGTGGAGGTGGGCGGGGCCGACACGTCCGCTCATTCACTCGCTAA